The sequence below is a genomic window from Flagellimonas marinaquae.
TGACATCTTCGCTAATGGCATAGGAAAAATCGGGCTCAAAAACATGCTCCGTTGCATACCTGAAGCGCACCACGCTATCCCTTAAAATGGTAAGCTGTAAAATAACGCCGTTCTGGGTAGTAAAGTAAAACTTATCGTTTTCCTGTTTAAAATCTACTATATGGTTGGGGAACTGATTTCCAGTCCTTACTATTTCTGTATTGGTTATCATCTATAATTGATTGAGAATCACAAAAAAAACACAATTGCGTGAATAATGAAAAATATGTTTTAAAAAGCAATCAACTACAACGTTTTCGTGTTGCATTTACTTATAGACCACTACACTTAAGGGTGGTAAGGTAACCAAAACGGATTGTTGTTGACCGTTCCAAGGGGTTTTGGTTGGTTTCATTGTTTTTTTGCCCATACCACTACCAGAGTATTTTGTATCGTCGCTGTTAAAAACTTGTTTTAAGGTAGTGGTCTTGGGAACGCCAAGTCTATAATTTTCTCTTGGAACCGGTGTAAAGTTGCAAATTACGATCAGGTCATCCTTAGGGTCGTTTCCTTTTCTAATATAAGATATTACAGTGTTCTCCCGATCATTGTATTCGATCCATTGGAAACCTTCGGGACTAAACTGTTTTTCGTACAGCGCTGGATTATTTTTGTACATTTTGTTCAGGTCTTTTACCGCTTCTTGGATTCCAGAATGAAAATCGTACTGGGTCAAATGCCAGTCCAAGCTCTCCTGAAAGTTCCACTCGGACGATTGGCCAAACTCTCCTCCCATAAAAAGCAGGTTGCCGCCTGGGTGCGTAAACATATACCCAAACAACATTCTTAAATTGGCAAATTTCTGCCATTCGTCGCCGGGCATCCTATACAACAATGATTGTTTGCCATACACTACCTCATCGTGTGAAAAGGGCAACATAAAGTTTTCCGTAAAGGCATAGGTTAGGCTAAAACTGATCATATTCAGATCATAAGATCTATGGACCGGGTCTTTCTTAAAAAACTCCAATGTATCGTGCATCCACCCCATCATCCACTTCATTCCGAACCCTAGACCACCATAATTTACCGGTTTGGTAACTCCAGAAAAGGCAGTGGATTCTTCGGCAATGGTCTGTACTCCTTTAAAACTTGCGTAAACCTCTTGGTTCATTTCCCTTAAAAAGGACAACGCTTCCAAATTCTCATTGTTGCCGTACATATTGGGCTCCCATTCACCATCTTCGCGGGAATAGTCCAAATAGAGCATGGATGCCACGGCATCTACCCGAAGTGCATCCACATGGTATTGCTCGAGCCAAAATATCGCATTACTGATCAAAAAGGCCCTAACCTCGTTCCGACCGTAGTTGAAAATTAAACTTTTCCAATCCGGATGGTAGCCTCTTCTCCTATCTGGGTGCTCATAGAGGTGGGATCCGTCAAAAAAACCAAGGCCGTGGGCGTCTTCTGGAAAATGGGATGGCACCCAATCCATGATAACACCTATACCTCTCTTATGCATGGCCTCCACAAGAACTTTAAAATCCTCTGGCTTGCCAAAACGGGAAGTTGGGGCAAAATAACCTGTAATTTGATACCCCCAAGACGGATCATATGGATATTCCATAACCGGCATAAACTCCACATGGGTAAAGCCCATTTCCTCGACATAATCGGCCAGTTGCTCCGCCATTTCCAAATAGCTCAGGGACTCCCAACCATTTTTTTTCTTCCAAGAACCAAGATGTACCTCATAAACCGAGAACGGACTATCGAGACTATTCTTGGTTTCACGGGATGCCATCCAGTCGTTATCTTTCCATTTATAATCATCTTCCCAGACCAACGAGGCCGTTTGTGGCGGTTGCTCGCAATACCGGGCAAATGGATCGGCTTTTTCGGTCCAAATGTCGTTGTTGTTGGAGTGAATCTTATACTTGTACTTGGTCCCCTTGTCCACCCCGGGTATAAATCCTTCCCAAATTCCACTACTGTCCCATCGCACACAAAGTTCATGCTCACCAACGGTCCAATGATTAAAATCACCAACAACGCTCACGGATTTTGCAGTGGGTGCCCAAACCGCAAAATAAGTTCCCTTTTTGCCGTCTACCTCGGTCAGGTGCGACCCTAATTTGTTGTATAGACGAAAATGTTTGCCTCCTTTAAAAAGATCAATATCAAAATCCGTAAAAAAACTATGTGGAACTACCTTGGACATATATGAGGGTTTTGCACTTATACAATAATACGCATCTTTACGGAAGAATACGATTTTGGAATCGGGTATGATGGTATAAACAACATTTTTTTAAAAATGGAACGCTTTTTGATTTTATTGCAACAACAGTAAAAACATAACACAAATCAAAAATCCAAAAATCATGAATAAATTTAGTACAATTTTAGGCGCATTTCTTTTACTATTCTTTGCCGCTTGTGAAGGACCACAAGGACCTCCCGGCTTCGACGGACTCGATGGATTGGACGGACAAGATGGGTTGGACGGAATCCAAGGGCAGGTTGTGGAAGTAGAAGGCGTTGACTTTGGTTATATCCCAGAAGACAACCTTTTTAGCACATTGATCACATTTGCCGACGTGACCAATTTTGAAGTTTTTGAATCGGACGCCGTTTTGGTTTACAGGCATGATGGTGTAATTGACCTAAACGATGGCTCTACGGCAGATGCATGGACACAAATCCCACAAAACTATTTCTTAGATCAAGGCACCATTCAGTATGTGTTTGCCCACACCTTTGTGGATCTGGAACTTTTTATAGATGGGAATTTCGATTTATCAGGATTGAGTACCGACTTTACGGACAACCAATTGTTCAGAATTGTGTTTGTACCGAGCGAATATGCCGAAGCTTCTGATTTTGATGCTTCCAATATGGAAAGCGTTATGTCTGCCCTCAATATCAACGAAGAACAGATTACGAAAATGGATATCAACTAGATCATAATTACTACAGAATAAAGAGTCCCATTGGCAATCCATGGGACTTTTTTGTATCTTTTTGTTAGGACAGCCAGTTATTTACGTCCAACTAAATAAAAAGAAGAATGGGAAAAAAATTGCTATTGCTCGTTTTGATAGTATTCACCAGTTGCAAGGGTACATCGCAAGAAGAGAAAAAAGAAGAAAAATCCGAAACCGCTTTTAAAGTCAACAAAACGGATGCCGAATGGCGCGACGAACTTACCGACATCGAATATTACGTACTTAGAAAAGCGGCAACAGAAAACCCTTTTTCCAGTGAACTACTGGACATAAAGGCAGAAGGCACCTACGTCTGTGCCGGTTGCCAAACACCCCTATTTCGGAGCGAGCACAAATTTGATTCCGGTACTGGTTGGCCCAGCTTTGATCGAGAAATCGAAGGTAATGTTGCTTACGACACAGATTATAAAATTGGAGTGCCCCGCACCGAGGAACATTGCGCCGTTTGTGGAGGGCACCTAGGCCATGTGTTCAACGATGGCCCTAGGAACACGACCGGAAAAAGACATTGTATTAACGGTGCGGCCCTTGATTTTATCCCGGACAACCAATAACTTGTGGATTTAAAAATCATATGGACAAAAAATACAGTGTAAACAAGACCGAAGAGGAGTGGAAACAACAACTTACCCCGGAGGAATTCTATGTTTTGCGACAAAAAGGTACGGAAAGACCTTTCACGGGTGAATTCGACCTTCATTTTGAAAATGGGGACTATCACTGCAGGGCATGTAACGCCAAGTTGTTCACGAGCGAACACAAATTTGAAAGTGGATGCGGTTGGCCCTCTTTTGACCAAGCGGTTGAAGGCGCCATTGAATACATCCGGGATACATCGCATGGCATGATCAGAACCGAGACCGTTTGCGCCAATTGCGGTAGCCATCTGGGACATGTTTTTAACGATGGCCCTCGAGAAACCACCGGGCAACGGTACTGCATCAATTCGGTAAGCATTGATTTTGATGCAAAAGGCTAAAGTTTTCACCAATACTATTTTCTGCGAACAGATGTTTCCCCCTATTTAACAAACAAACCCATATTTGACATTTTTCAACTTGGGAAATGGAGTTTGATTTCCGTACTTTTGCACCTGCCAATCGATGGCAGATTTCAAAATCTAACAACTAAAATCAAAATCTAATGAGCAAGTTCGATATAATTGTTTTGGGAAGTGGTCCGGGTGGATACGTTACAGCCATCAGAGCGTCACAATTGGGATTCAAAACAGCTATTGTAGAAAAAGAAAGTTTAGGAGGCGTTTGTCTTAATTGGGGATGTATCCCGACCAAGGCCCTTCTAAAATCCGCTCAAGTTTTCGAATATTTAAAACATGCCGAGGACTACGGATTAAATGCCAAAGAAGTAGAGCACGATTTTGATGCTGTTGTTAAGAGAAGCCGCGGTGTAGCCGATGGAATGAGCAAGGGTGTTCAGTTCCTAATGAAGAAGAACAAAATTGAGGTAATCAATGGATTCGGAAAAGTAAAACCGGGCAAAAAAATCGAGGTTAAAACAGAAAACGGAGAAACTGCCGAATATTCTGCAGATCATATTGTTATTGCCACCGGGGCACGCAGCCGTGAGTTGCCAAGTTTACCTCAGGATGGTGAAAAGGTTATAGGGTATCGCGAAGCAATGTCCCTAAAAAAGCAGCCTAAAAAAATGATCGTGGTCGGTAGTGGCGCCATAGGAATGGAGTTCGCTTACTTCTACCATTCTATGGGTACAGAGGTTACCGTTGTAGAATACATGCCGAACATTGTTCCTGTTGAGGATGAGGACATTTCAAAACAATTGGAGCGCAGCTTCAAAAAAGCAGGGGTGAAAATTAAGACTTCTGCCGAGGTAACCAAAGTGGATACTTCTGGCGATGGCGTAAAAGCCACCGTAAAAACAAAAAAAGGCGAAGAAGTCCTTGAGGCCGATATTGTTCTATCCGCCGTTGGAATCAAAACAAATATTGAGAACATTGGCTTGGAAGATGTGGGAATCGCTACGGACAGGGATAAAGTTCTGGTAAACGATTACTACCAAACCAATATACCTGGGTATTATGCCATTGGAGACATTACTCCCGGACAGGCCTTGGCCCACGTTGCCTCTGCTGAGGGAATACTGTGTGTAGAAAAAATTGCCGGTATGCACGTTGAAGCTTTGGATTATGGAAATATTCCAGGCTGTACGTATTGTATCCCAGAAATTGCTTCTGTTGGTTTAACAGAAAAGCAGGCCAAGGAACAGGGCTACGACCTTAAAATTGGTAAATTCCCATTTTCTGCAAGTGGTAAGGCCAAAGCAGCTGGTACGCCAGATGGTTTTGTAAAAGTTATTTTCGATGCCAAATATGGAGAGTGGCTAGGTTGCCACATGATCGGTGTTGGCGTTACCGACATGATCGCAGAAGCTGTTGTGGCCAGAAAACTGGAAACTACAGGCCATGAAGTGTTGAAAGCAGTACACCCGCACCCGACCATGAGTGAAGCCGTTATGGAAGCTGTTGCAGATGCTTATGATGAAGTAATCCATTTATAAGCTATGCTAAAAATCTTTAGGGCCACTGCTATTTTAGAAGGTATTTCCTATCTACTCCTTTTCGGAATGACCATGCCGTTAAAGCATTGGGCGGATATTCCTGAACCAAACCAAGTTGTTGGTATGGCTCATGGAGTATTGTTTATTCTATATGTAGTGGTGGCCATAGTTTTTTGTAGGGAAAGAAAATGGAACCTTAAAAGGTTTACCATGCTTTTTATTGCTTCGCTCCTACCCTTTGGTACATTCTACGCAGATAAGGTGTATTTAAAAGAGTTAGCCTAAAAAGCTCCGAACCGCCAAATCGTAACTTTGCAATCCAAAGCCTAGGATAACCCCTTTGGCAACAGGGGATATGTAAGAAACATGGCGATATTCCTCCCGTTGATGGGTATTGGAAATATGCACCTCCACCACTGGAGCATTTATTGCTTTCACGGCATCACCAATACCAACGGATGTGTGCGTGTAGGCTGCGGCATTTAATATGATCCCATCATAATTGAAACCTACTTCTTGGATTTTACCAATAAGCTCCCCTTCTATATTGGATTGAAAATATTCCAATTCCACATTAGGAAATTTTTGCTGTAACTGGGCAAAGTGGTCTTCAAAAGTAGAGCTCCCATACACATTTGGCTCTCGCTTGCCCAACAGGTTTAAGTTGGGTCCGTTAATGATCATTAGCTTCATAAATTCAAAAATACAATAAAAAGAAAAGGACGGGATGATCCCGTCCTCAATATCTTTTGTCCAAAAATAGTTTAATTATCGAATGCAAATTGCAGACCAAAGCCAAAAGCTGCCACTTCATTTTCACCTACATCGCTCAAAACAACGGATGGGCGCCAATCAAAATTCAACACCAATGGAACGCCATCGATCTTAAAATCGAGTCCTAAATGAGGGCGCAGGGCAAATATATTATCAGAATTTTTGATGAAAATTATACTCGGCCCCACTCCCGCGTACCAACGCAGGCCAGGTGCCCTAAAAAAACCTTTGTGGTAAGAGTACAAAAAAGTAGCAATGGTAGCATTGTCCTCGAACCCCAAATCGGCCTGTCCCACATGGTTATCGGAGAAAAAGTATTTACCGGAGGCTCCAAAAAAAGTGGCTTCGTCGTAAAGGTCGATTCCCAGTCCCAAAGCAGCACGATAATTGGTTTGGGCCTTTACTGCCAAATTGCCGATCATAACCAATGCAATAACAAAAAGTAATTTTTTCATTTTTAAGTGTAATTAATGGTTAATATTCATATAGTTAACTGTAAGATTTGGGGTTATGACAGTCAATTTTTTATATTAAAACAAAAACAGGATGCCCAAAGCAGCCATTGAAAAATCGTAATCGTCACTAATTTTCACGTACGATATATTTACTTCGGTGCTCCTACCTACATTCACTCCCACCATGGGACGTATATAAAGCCCTCCCGAATTCCCTTGGTTAACCCCTACGGCATACCCAACATCGGCTCCCAGTTTAAAATCGTAAGTGGGATATATCCGTAATGCGGCTGCAACCGGTAAATATTGGATATTCGGAAAATCCCCTTCCAACACAAACGAGCCAAAATCTACCGTATCGTTATTCACAAAAACGTTCATAAAACCTGTGGACAAGCCGGCATCTATTAATTCCGAAAGTGCCCAATGATAACCCAAATCCAGACCTATTTCAAAATTTGCCAAATCGGAAATATCACCGAAGGGCACCCCTGCATGAACACCCGCTTTAAAATTTGTTCGATCCACTCTTTGTGCCATAGATGAAAAGCTTACCGTAATCAGAGCGATGATTACCAGTACATATGTCTTATTCTTCATTGTTAAAATTTTATTAACACCAGAACGCCATCATCTCTAAAAAAGTACCTCTTTTACCATTTTTCCGACCAACGACACAAATTTATTTTTGTCCAAACATTAATAATCCATGTTGGGAAATTAGGTAAACCAACACAATTTTAACGCCCCCGTTTGACCAAAGGGCATTCTGAATTGACCAATGCGCAATTGGAATTAATTTTGAAGATATTATGTGCTTATATTTGAATGTATGAAGTGGAATCAAGCGATAAAAGATTACCAAAACTACTTAAAAATCGAACGGGGACTATCACCAAATACGATTTCCAATTATTCCATGGATATTCAAAAACTTGTAGGCTATCTGGAAGAGCAAGGCATAATTGAAAATGCGATCGAAATCGATAAGGATACCATTCAACAATTTATCTACGAGATCGCCAAGGTGGTAACGCCTAGAACTCAGGCTCGCATTATCTCTGGCCTTAAAGGCTTCTTTATTTATTTGGTTTTTGAAGATTACCGGGAGGATAATCCGATGGACTTGATAGAAACACCAAAAATTGGCAGAAAACTGCCGGACACCCTCTCCGAAGACGAAATCAATGAACTGATAGCCGCAATCGATTTGTCGAAGCCCGAGGGAGAAAGGAACAGGGCCATATTGGAAACCCTTTACGGGTGTGGACTAAGGGTCTCGGAACTCATCAACCTAAGACCTTCGGATTTGTATTTTGATGAGGATTTTATAAAAGTAACGGGGAAGGGGAACAAACAGCGATTTGTACCAATCAGCCAGGTGAACCAAAAATACATTGATATTTATCGTAATGAGATCCGTGTACACTTGCCGATAAAAAAGGAGCACGAAGACTTTGTATTTCTCAACCGCAGGGGCAAACAACTTACCCGCGCCATGATCTTTACCATAATAAAGCGACTTGCCGAAACGATTGGGCTTAAAAAGAATATCAGCCCCCATACTTTTCGCCATTCGTTTGCCACCCATCTTTTGGAAAACGGTGCAGACCTAAGGGCCATACAGCAAATGTTGGGGCACGAGAGCATTACCACAACCGAAGTGTACATGCATGTTAACAGGAAACACTTGATGGAAGTGCTCCATGAGTTTCATCCAAGAAAAAAAGACGCTTAATTTTTTACTAAGTTATCCCGCTTTACCCTATTCTGTTTTTTAAATGGGCGAATGATCAATCGGGCCTCTCGGTCGAAGCGGACATAATTGTACACCCAGTTGATAAATACCACTACCCTATTCCTAAAACCGATAAGAAAATATAAGTGTACGAACATCCACACAAACCAGGCAAATACCCCTTGAAACTTAAAATTGGGCATATCCACTACTGCTTTGTTCCTGCCCACCGTGGCCATACTCCCCTTATCCTTATACACAAAAGGCTTCATGGGTCTGCCCTCGAGCAGGCGAACTAAATTGTTTCCCAGGTTCCTTCCTTGCTGAATGGCAGGTTGTGCCATCATGGGATGGCCATGGGGATAGTCCTCACTTTCCATTTGGGCCACGTCGCCAATGGCAAAAACGTCTTCCAAGCCCTCAATTTGATGAAAATGGTTGACCCTTAAGCGCTCTCCCCTACAAAGCATTTCCTCGGCATCCAAACCTTTAAGACCAACAGCTTTAACCCCAGCGGCCCAAACCAAGGTTTCCGCATCAAAAATAGTCTTTGTATTGGTGGATACACGTTTGCCATCATAATTGGTTACCCGAATATTTTTCCAAACATTTACCCCTAGCTCTTCCAAGAATTTTTCGGCCTTTTGTGAAGCTTTTGCGCTCATGGCCGGCAAAAGCCTGTCGCCGCCCTGTACCAAATTTATTTGCGCTCTACGTGTATCCAGATCGGGATAATCCTTGGGCAGAATCCCTTTTTTTATCTCGGCCAATGCCCCTGCCAGTTCAACTCCTGTAGGTCCACCACCCACAATAACAAAATTCATTAAAGCATCACGCTCGTGGAGATCATCGGTAAGTAGAGCTTGCTCAAAATTCTCCAATATCAAACTTCTCAGGTTCAACGACTGTGGAATGGTCTTCATGGCCATTCCTTTGGTCTCTATACCTTTATTCCCAAAAAAATTGGTTTCGGAACCGGTCGCCACAACCAAATAGTCGTAGAAAATTTCACCTATATTGGTCTTTACCCTTTTGGTATCCGTTTTTATTTCTTCAACATTTGCCAACCTAAAAAAGAAATTGGGATAACCCTGCAATACTTTTCGAATGGGATAGGCAATGGAATCGGGTTCCAATCCACCCGTAGAAACTTGGTAAAGCAAGGGTTGAAAGTTGTGATAATTGTGCATATCCAAAAGCACTACTTGTGCTTCTTTCTTACTAAGTTTTTTGGCCAATGCTATACCACCAAAACCACCGCCGATGATAACGAC
It includes:
- the glgB gene encoding 1,4-alpha-glucan branching protein GlgB, with amino-acid sequence MSKVVPHSFFTDFDIDLFKGGKHFRLYNKLGSHLTEVDGKKGTYFAVWAPTAKSVSVVGDFNHWTVGEHELCVRWDSSGIWEGFIPGVDKGTKYKYKIHSNNNDIWTEKADPFARYCEQPPQTASLVWEDDYKWKDNDWMASRETKNSLDSPFSVYEVHLGSWKKKNGWESLSYLEMAEQLADYVEEMGFTHVEFMPVMEYPYDPSWGYQITGYFAPTSRFGKPEDFKVLVEAMHKRGIGVIMDWVPSHFPEDAHGLGFFDGSHLYEHPDRRRGYHPDWKSLIFNYGRNEVRAFLISNAIFWLEQYHVDALRVDAVASMLYLDYSREDGEWEPNMYGNNENLEALSFLREMNQEVYASFKGVQTIAEESTAFSGVTKPVNYGGLGFGMKWMMGWMHDTLEFFKKDPVHRSYDLNMISFSLTYAFTENFMLPFSHDEVVYGKQSLLYRMPGDEWQKFANLRMLFGYMFTHPGGNLLFMGGEFGQSSEWNFQESLDWHLTQYDFHSGIQEAVKDLNKMYKNNPALYEKQFSPEGFQWIEYNDRENTVISYIRKGNDPKDDLIVICNFTPVPRENYRLGVPKTTTLKQVFNSDDTKYSGSGMGKKTMKPTKTPWNGQQQSVLVTLPPLSVVVYK
- a CDS encoding collagen-like triple helix repeat-containing protein; this encodes MNKFSTILGAFLLLFFAACEGPQGPPGFDGLDGLDGQDGLDGIQGQVVEVEGVDFGYIPEDNLFSTLITFADVTNFEVFESDAVLVYRHDGVIDLNDGSTADAWTQIPQNYFLDQGTIQYVFAHTFVDLELFIDGNFDLSGLSTDFTDNQLFRIVFVPSEYAEASDFDASNMESVMSALNINEEQITKMDIN
- the msrB gene encoding peptide-methionine (R)-S-oxide reductase MsrB → MGKKLLLLVLIVFTSCKGTSQEEKKEEKSETAFKVNKTDAEWRDELTDIEYYVLRKAATENPFSSELLDIKAEGTYVCAGCQTPLFRSEHKFDSGTGWPSFDREIEGNVAYDTDYKIGVPRTEEHCAVCGGHLGHVFNDGPRNTTGKRHCINGAALDFIPDNQ
- the msrB gene encoding peptide-methionine (R)-S-oxide reductase MsrB encodes the protein MDKKYSVNKTEEEWKQQLTPEEFYVLRQKGTERPFTGEFDLHFENGDYHCRACNAKLFTSEHKFESGCGWPSFDQAVEGAIEYIRDTSHGMIRTETVCANCGSHLGHVFNDGPRETTGQRYCINSVSIDFDAKG
- the lpdA gene encoding dihydrolipoyl dehydrogenase, producing the protein MSKFDIIVLGSGPGGYVTAIRASQLGFKTAIVEKESLGGVCLNWGCIPTKALLKSAQVFEYLKHAEDYGLNAKEVEHDFDAVVKRSRGVADGMSKGVQFLMKKNKIEVINGFGKVKPGKKIEVKTENGETAEYSADHIVIATGARSRELPSLPQDGEKVIGYREAMSLKKQPKKMIVVGSGAIGMEFAYFYHSMGTEVTVVEYMPNIVPVEDEDISKQLERSFKKAGVKIKTSAEVTKVDTSGDGVKATVKTKKGEEVLEADIVLSAVGIKTNIENIGLEDVGIATDRDKVLVNDYYQTNIPGYYAIGDITPGQALAHVASAEGILCVEKIAGMHVEALDYGNIPGCTYCIPEIASVGLTEKQAKEQGYDLKIGKFPFSASGKAKAAGTPDGFVKVIFDAKYGEWLGCHMIGVGVTDMIAEAVVARKLETTGHEVLKAVHPHPTMSEAVMEAVADAYDEVIHL
- a CDS encoding DUF3817 domain-containing protein, coding for MLKIFRATAILEGISYLLLFGMTMPLKHWADIPEPNQVVGMAHGVLFILYVVVAIVFCRERKWNLKRFTMLFIASLLPFGTFYADKVYLKELA
- the aroQ gene encoding type II 3-dehydroquinate dehydratase, with translation MKLMIINGPNLNLLGKREPNVYGSSTFEDHFAQLQQKFPNVELEYFQSNIEGELIGKIQEVGFNYDGIILNAAAYTHTSVGIGDAVKAINAPVVEVHISNTHQREEYRHVSYISPVAKGVILGFGLQSYDLAVRSFLG
- the xerD gene encoding site-specific tyrosine recombinase XerD; the protein is MKWNQAIKDYQNYLKIERGLSPNTISNYSMDIQKLVGYLEEQGIIENAIEIDKDTIQQFIYEIAKVVTPRTQARIISGLKGFFIYLVFEDYREDNPMDLIETPKIGRKLPDTLSEDEINELIAAIDLSKPEGERNRAILETLYGCGLRVSELINLRPSDLYFDEDFIKVTGKGNKQRFVPISQVNQKYIDIYRNEIRVHLPIKKEHEDFVFLNRRGKQLTRAMIFTIIKRLAETIGLKKNISPHTFRHSFATHLLENGADLRAIQQMLGHESITTTEVYMHVNRKHLMEVLHEFHPRKKDA
- a CDS encoding NAD(P)/FAD-dependent oxidoreductase; protein product: MNIPQSSFPRVVIIGGGFGGIALAKKLSKKEAQVVLLDMHNYHNFQPLLYQVSTGGLEPDSIAYPIRKVLQGYPNFFFRLANVEEIKTDTKRVKTNIGEIFYDYLVVATGSETNFFGNKGIETKGMAMKTIPQSLNLRSLILENFEQALLTDDLHERDALMNFVIVGGGPTGVELAGALAEIKKGILPKDYPDLDTRRAQINLVQGGDRLLPAMSAKASQKAEKFLEELGVNVWKNIRVTNYDGKRVSTNTKTIFDAETLVWAAGVKAVGLKGLDAEEMLCRGERLRVNHFHQIEGLEDVFAIGDVAQMESEDYPHGHPMMAQPAIQQGRNLGNNLVRLLEGRPMKPFVYKDKGSMATVGRNKAVVDMPNFKFQGVFAWFVWMFVHLYFLIGFRNRVVVFINWVYNYVRFDREARLIIRPFKKQNRVKRDNLVKN